From the Sulfurospirillum tamanense genome, one window contains:
- the amt gene encoding ammonium transporter, with amino-acid sequence METMESTNLLWVVISAFLVFQMQLGFALIETGMVRVKNTINVAMKNLIDTVFGLMFFWLIGYGLMFGSDFSGLIGTDRFMIDGSNLNENGLFFFQAMFATTAATIISGAVAERIKFNAYIIVTIVVTAFIYPLFGHWAWSENGWLKELGFRDFAGSTVVHSVGAWIGLAGAIVLGPRLGKFKHAQIKYFAPSNHNFIVFGVFVLFFAWFGFNAGSLLRFDPRVTSILLNTTLGAAFGGFGGWFISLIYKEKVSVEIFAFGVIAGLVGVTAGCDQFDAKTSAFVGFVSVFVMHFFDLILLKKFKVDDPLSVVGVHGFAGAWGTLAVGIFATLPKDMSRLEFVTVQLIGIASAFGFAFALGLMLFGILAKYNFLRVQKRHEVIGLNVSEHNAKLPWVDTIESIIKIMKTGDIKHKIHEERGTEIGLVAKFFNYLLEIMRQKQIDLQNSNIQLRSKAEIDPLTQTFNRRALLERLKNKNLFHANYSVIMIDIDNFKHVNDTHGHGVGDMVLKELAQIVKTLIRDKDVFARWGGEEFVILANTKEIVEVEKIAEKVRQKVESASFSTVGTITASFGISNPKNPTESFETILEHADKALYQAKKSGKNRVHSW; translated from the coding sequence ATGGAAACAATGGAAAGTACAAATCTACTTTGGGTTGTCATTAGCGCCTTCTTAGTTTTTCAAATGCAGCTTGGCTTTGCTTTGATAGAAACAGGCATGGTGCGGGTGAAAAACACCATCAATGTGGCTATGAAAAACCTTATCGACACCGTTTTTGGACTGATGTTTTTCTGGCTTATTGGCTATGGGCTTATGTTTGGTTCTGATTTTTCTGGCCTTATCGGAACGGACCGCTTTATGATTGATGGGAGCAATCTTAATGAAAACGGATTGTTCTTTTTTCAAGCTATGTTTGCAACAACTGCCGCCACGATTATCTCGGGGGCGGTTGCAGAACGCATCAAATTTAATGCCTATATCATTGTGACTATTGTCGTAACTGCGTTTATCTATCCGCTTTTTGGGCACTGGGCTTGGTCTGAAAACGGTTGGCTTAAAGAGCTTGGGTTTAGGGATTTTGCAGGCTCAACGGTTGTGCATTCTGTTGGGGCTTGGATTGGCTTGGCTGGCGCGATTGTGCTTGGCCCGCGCCTTGGAAAATTCAAACACGCACAAATCAAATACTTCGCCCCTAGCAATCATAACTTCATCGTTTTTGGGGTCTTTGTTCTCTTTTTTGCTTGGTTTGGGTTTAATGCGGGCAGTCTTTTGCGTTTTGACCCGCGTGTTACTTCCATCCTTTTAAACACCACGCTGGGCGCTGCCTTTGGTGGGTTTGGCGGATGGTTTATCTCTCTTATCTACAAAGAAAAAGTAAGCGTTGAGATTTTTGCTTTTGGCGTTATCGCGGGGCTTGTTGGCGTGACCGCAGGATGTGACCAATTTGATGCAAAAACGTCTGCTTTTGTGGGCTTTGTATCGGTGTTTGTGATGCATTTTTTTGACCTTATTTTGCTAAAAAAATTCAAAGTTGACGACCCTTTAAGTGTTGTTGGTGTGCATGGTTTTGCAGGGGCATGGGGCACATTGGCTGTTGGGATTTTCGCAACATTGCCCAAAGACATGAGCCGCTTGGAGTTTGTGACTGTCCAACTCATCGGAATTGCGAGTGCGTTTGGTTTTGCTTTTGCGTTAGGCCTTATGCTTTTTGGTATCCTTGCAAAATATAATTTTTTGCGCGTTCAAAAACGCCACGAAGTTATTGGTTTGAACGTGAGCGAGCACAATGCAAAACTTCCTTGGGTCGATACAATTGAAAGCATCATTAAGATTATGAAAACGGGTGACATTAAACACAAGATTCACGAAGAACGAGGCACAGAAATAGGTCTAGTGGCAAAGTTTTTTAACTACCTTTTGGAAATCATGCGCCAAAAACAGATAGATTTACAAAACTCAAACATCCAACTTCGCTCCAAAGCAGAGATAGACCCACTCACCCAAACTTTCAACCGAAGGGCGTTGCTCGAAAGGCTCAAAAATAAGAACCTTTTTCATGCAAACTATTCTGTGATTATGATTGATATTGACAACTTCAAACACGTCAACGACACCCACGGGCATGGGGTTGGCGATATGGTCTTGAAAGAGTTAGCCCAGATAGTCAAAACACTCATACGCGACAAAGATGTTTTTGCAAGGTGGGGTGGCGAAGAATTTGTGATTTTGGCCAACACAAAAGAGATTGTGGAGGTGGAAAAAATAGCCGAAAAAGTACGCCAAAAGGTAGAATCTGCATCCTTTAGCACCGTAGGGACAATCACTGCTAGCTTTGGCATCAGTAACCCAAAAAATCCCACAGAGAGTTTTGAAACCATTCTAGAACATGCCGATAAAGCTTTATATCAGGCCAAAAAATCAGGAAAAAATCGTGTT